In Triticum aestivum cultivar Chinese Spring chromosome 5B, IWGSC CS RefSeq v2.1, whole genome shotgun sequence, the following proteins share a genomic window:
- the LOC123117472 gene encoding protein synthesis inhibitor II yields MAATPVMPAKSVDKPLFTETFNVPASSADYVTFINGVRNKLGNPGHFSHNRPVLPPVEPNIAPSRWFHIVLKTSPASTGLTLATRADNLYWEGFKSSDDTWWELTPGLIPDATYLGFGGTYRDLLGYTDKLTNVALGRQQMADAVTALYVRTKADKTSGPKQQQAREAVTTLLLMVHEATRFQTVSGFVAGLLHPKAVEKKSGKISYELKAQVNGWQDLSEELLKTDAKPPPGKSPAKFTPIEKMGVRTAEQAAATLGILLFVEVPGGLTVAQGLQLFRARGGK; encoded by the coding sequence ATGGCGGCGACACCGGTGATGCCGGCGAAGAGCGTGGACAAGCCGCTCTTCACCGAGACGTTCAATGTCCCGGCCAGCTCCGCCGACTACGTCACCTTCATCAACGGCGTCCGCAACAAGCTCGGTAACCCGGGCCACTTCTCCCACAACCGCCCCGTGCTGCCGCCGGTCGAGCCCAACATCGCGCCGAGCAGGTGGTTCCACATCGTGCTCAAGACCTCGCCGGCTAGCACTGGGCTCACGCTCGCCACCCGCGCCGACAACCTCTACTGGGAGGGCTTCAAGAGCAGCGACGACACGTGGTGGGAGCTTACCCCGGGCCTCATCCCCGACGCCACCTACCTCGGGTTCGGCGGCACCTACCGCGACCTCCTCGGCTACACTGACAAGCTGACCAACGTAGCTCTCGGCCGGCAGCAGATGGCCGACGCGGTGACCGCGCTCTACGTGCGTACCAAGGCCGACAAGACCTCTGGCCCGAAGCAGCAGCAGGCGAGGGAGGCGGTGACGACGCTACTCCTCATGGTGCACGAGGCCACGCGGTTCCAGACCGTGTCGGGGTTCGTGGCCGGCCTGCTGCACCCCAAGGCGGTGGAGAAGAAGAGCGGGAAGATCTCCTACGAGCTAAAGGCCCAGGTGAACGGGTGGCAGGACTTATCCGAAGAGCTGCTGAAGACGGATGCGAAGCCCCCGCCGGGAAAGTCGCCAGCGAAGTTCACGCCGATCGAGAAGATGGGCGTGAGGACGGCGGAGCAGGCGGCCGCCACGCTGGGGATCCTGCTGTTCGTCGAGGTGCCGGGTGGGTTGACGGTGGCCCAGGGGCTGCAGCTGTTTCGTGCGCGTGGGGGAAAATAG